GAACTGCACTTGTATTTATTCGACCTTATAGTTTAGGTCTTTCTTCATGGGTGAAACAATACCCCATGCAGTCTCTTAGCAGCACCACAATAGGCCAGATATGCATCGTGGGCATCTTCATATTGTCCCAGACTAAGAACTTTTCCATTCGCTATTCTTTACTTGTTTGATCTCTTATTAATTCTACTTTGTCAGACCAAAATACTTGTGTCAGATCATGTGGGTAAGTATAATGTCGTCTGTTGATTTTTCACGGAGTGTGAACGATGGCGACTTCGTGAAAATTGTGTACCAATTGCTTCCCTCATCGCTGGTCTGCTCGACCGGTTGCCGCAACATCTCAAAGCGTTCTCTTCGTTCTTTCGCGTGGGCACCCGCTCGGTGGCGAGTGCGGCCGAGACCTATTTGCTGGGGCTGTTTGCCTCGCCTAAATCCAACATGCTCTCGATGAGTGAACGCATGCTCGAGGCCGATCACCAAGTGCTGCATCACATGCTCTCGGACTCCGAGTGGGACTTCGATGGATTGGTCAGCGAGACGAGCCGTCAGGTCAACACGCTCATCGGCGGGAGGAAAGCGGCTCTCATCATCGACGAGAGCGCGTTTGCGAAGAAGGGCGAGGCCTCGGCGGGGGTCGCACGGCAATGGAATGGGCGGCTGGGGAAGGTGGAGAACAGCCAAGTGGGCGTCTTCGCCGCACTCGCGAAAGAGACCGCGGTCTCGCTTATCGACGCGCGCTTGTATTTGCCTGAGTGTTGGCTCAACGATACGGCGCGACTCGATGCGGTAGAGGTCCCTACATCGGCGA
This portion of the Pseudomonadota bacterium genome encodes:
- a CDS encoding transposase, giving the protein MPQHLKAFSSFFRVGTRSVASAAETYLLGLFASPKSNMLSMSERMLEADHQVLHHMLSDSEWDFDGLVSETSRQVNTLIGGRKAALIIDESAFAKKGEASAGVARQWNGRLGKVENSQVGVFAALAKETAVSLIDARLYLPECWLNDTARLDAVEVPTSARVAQSKVELAREMIFGARRHGVRFGHVAFDAVYGSAGWLL